One Solea senegalensis isolate Sse05_10M linkage group LG13, IFAPA_SoseM_1, whole genome shotgun sequence DNA segment encodes these proteins:
- the tm4sf21a gene encoding transmembrane 4 L6 family member 1, whose translation MCTGKCSRCIAVTLYPLALISIICNIVLFFPAGEVKYAKDGHITEEVKYMGGLVGGGLMVLLPALYIHLTGKNGCCGNRCGMFLSIAFAAVGVAGALYSFIVAVLGLQNGPLCKVLLIWTVPFKDSDPSYLSDKTWWGSCTEPKNIVEFNIGLFSTLLATSCLQLILCAVQMINGLFGCLCGTCADKGPL comes from the exons ATGTGCACTGGAAAATGTTCCCGCTGCATTGCTGTTACTCTCTATCCTCTGGCTCTCATTTCCATCATCTGtaacattgtgttgttttttcctgccGGGGAAGTCAAATATGCCAAAGATGGACACATCACCGAGGAGGTGAAATACATGGGGGGACTCGTCGGAGGGGGCTTAATG GTTCTGTTGCCAGCACTTTACATCCACCTGACTGGGAAAAACGGCTGCTGTGGGAATCGCTGTGGG aTGTTCTTGTCCATTGCCTTCGCTGCAGTCGGCGTGGCCGGCGCCCTGTACAGTTTCATCGTGGCAGTGCTCGGTTTGCAGAACGGGCCGCTCTGCAAAGTCCTCCTGATTTGGACAGTACCTTTCAAAGACAG TGACCCGAGTTACCTGAGTGATAAAACGTGGTGGGGATCGTGCACCGAACCCAAGAACATCGTGGAGTTCAACATCGGACTGTTCAGTACTCTGCTGGCCACGAGCTGTCTGCAGCTCATTCTCTGTGCCGTTCAGATGATCAACGGGCTCTTTGGCTGTCTGTGTGGAACCTGTGCTGACAAAGGG ccCCTGTGA
- the slc25a15b gene encoding solute carrier family 25 member 15b, giving the protein MAPHPAVQAIIDLSAGAVGGAACVFSGQPLDTAKVKMQTFPTLYRGFVHCIASTYKQVGIRGLYQGTSPALMANIAENSVLFMSYGFCQKVIRFTAGLDKEAVLSDVQKASAGSVASIFSSLVLCPTELVKCRLQAMYEMEMSGKIAKSQNTVWSVVKSIMRNEGPQGFFQGLTTTIAREVPGYFCFFGAYELCRSTFADYMKCDKDDIGVGPIVFSGGLGGACLWLVVYPMDCVKSRIQVMSMTGKQAGFFRTFMTIARGEGVRALYSGLTPTMVRTFPANGALFLGYEVSRKLMMKHADT; this is encoded by the exons ATGGCTCCACACCCAGCGGTCCAGGCCATCATTGATCTCTCTGCAGGAGCcgtag GAGGGGCTGCGTGTGTCTTCAGTGGGCAGCCTCTGGACACGGCAAAAGTCAAGATGCAGACCTTTCCCACACTCTACCGTGGATTCGTCCACTGCATCGCGTCCACCTACAAGCAAGTGGGTATCCGTGGTTTGTACCAGGGCACGTCACCGGCGCTGATGGCCAACATCGCAGAGAACTCTGTGCTCTTCATGAGCTACGGCTTCTGCCAGAAGGTCATCCGCTTCACAGCTGGACTGGACAAAGAAGCTGTGCTGAG TGACGTGCAGAAAGCCTCTGCTGGCTCGGTAGCATCCATCTTCTCGTCTCTGGTACTCTGTCCCACTGAGCTTGTCAAGTGTCGACTGCAAGCCATGTATGAAATGGAGATGTCAGGCAAGATAGCGAAAAGCCAGAa caCAGTGTGGTCAGTGGTGAAATCCATCATGAGGAACGAGGGGCCTCAAGGTTTCTTCCAGGGCCTGACCACCACCATAGCCAGAGAAGTCCCCGGTTACTTCTGCTTCTTCGGTGCCTATGAGCTCTGTCGCTCCACCTTCGCTGACTACATGAAATGTGACAAGGATGACATAG GCGTGGGTCCAATCGTGTTCAGCGGTGGTCTCGGCGGCGCGTGTCTGTGGCTCGTCGTCTACCCGATGGACTGTGTCAAGTCTCGGATCCAGGTCATGTCCATGACGGGCAAACAGGCGGGGTTTTTCAGGACATTCATGACCATCGCTCGGGGTGAAG gCGTGAGGGCGCTCTACTCTGGCCTCACCCCCACCATGGTCCGCACCTTCCCCGCGAACGGCGCTCTGTTCCTGGGTTACGAGGTCAGCCGCAAACTCATGATGAAACACGCCgacacctga
- the si:ch211-284e13.4 gene encoding insulin receptor substrate 1-B, translating into MENQAAEAQLSYEDVQKSGYLRKHKSMHRRFFVLRAASEHGPARLEYYENEKKFRSKSPVPKKVLNLETCFNINKRADSKNKHMIVLYTRSESFAVAADSEEAQNEWYQAMLDLQCNCKTPEDYGSSGECSSPSPIPTFKEVWQVKVWPKGLGHARNLVGIYRLCLTDKTVNFVKINSDVASVVLQLMNVRRCGHSENFFFIEVGRSAITGPGEFWMQVDDSVVAQNMHETLLEAMKALSEEFRQRSKSQSVGTSCGGGTASNPISVPSRRHHPNLLPSQVGFTRRARTETPGTGGSSTSTSPTSRHGFPRARTASIGARSEEGGASARGTWASSSPSLNGSCSTTPTLRPKPTRAPTPAKITLSLARYTPNPAPSPAPSLSSSSGHGSECGLVGAAVGGMMVCSYPRVSQRVSVSGSPSDYGSSDEYGSSPGEHSLLVPSLSGHHAHGEGSSSYIVMGQREGLLGSHHRSKGRRILRRASSRESEAERRLLSKRASLPLAAHEQLTPHRKDEDDEDDEEYAIMSQNTNREIGKNRTVEKSRAEVAAGAAVDSGYMSMLPGVTSPPVSLPLSIGMSDTAAKPGADDEYMAMTPNNSVSPPQHIRQPSTEGYMVMSPNSSSSTDLHRLGMWDSRASIESRAASDYMNISPVSSRSACSTPPSHPEQHQLQPKMFNSYFSLPRAYQHTLYTRFEEDFNKGEGKKDSSGDDGAGRGGGVVYSKRNKTAAGSAGGCQLSMSSSSFSSSSASSESLEDKSISAGRGLSLLRTGADYKSAGMSTKDGRHHQKRGSSSKSPKQQRKGRPLSMSADITKANTLPRVKENLPSSVSQNVGEYVSIVFEDDKYNGGRRAGSQHGQPVIHGTLRPLNQSLLCHSDPNNLPRSFSVPLSTSAEYVSMDLGKSATPPTPVRSKFSTPQGPPAVIPKAQHEHSTSSPLAAEGNTGYRTKVKMAAIPTDASAEFTDNKGSDPSISARPAVHSAQPSSAEQQTGLGFSPVKSFQSPERKSRLVRGDQQGRRSHRSETFNSPPSLPRHPPSSTSLFTEGSQAESHRHGLDCSLWENEQSAGLSATPPPQASTSSSEQGLNYIDLDLAIKESPQAGVERTSATYNIGGSAMGSSAASGLNTYASIDFYKSEELRAHQSSRKDGQDC; encoded by the exons ATGGAGAACCAAGCAGCCGAGGCGCAGCTGAGCTATGAAGATGTGCAGAAGAGCGGCTATCTCCGCAAGCACAAATCAATGCACCGGCGCTTCTTCGTGCTGAGGGCGGCCTCGGAGCACGGTCCCGCTCGGCTCGAATATTACGAGAACGAGAAGAAATTCCGCAGTAAATCACCCGTGCCCAAAAAAGTGCTGAACCTGGAGACCTGCTTCAACATCAACAAGCGGGCAGACTCAAAGAACAAGCACATGATCGTGCTGTACACCCGCAGCGAGAGCTTCGCTGTGGCTGCGGACAGCGAGGAGGCGCAGAATGAGTGGTACCAAGCCATGCTGGACCTTCAGTGCAACT GTAAAACTCCTGAAGATTATGGCAGTAGTGGGGAGTGTAGCTCTCCGTCTCCCATACCAACTTTCAAGGAAGTGTGGCAGGTCAAGGTTTGGCCTAAAGGTCTTGGACATGCCAGGAACTTAGTGGGCATCTACCGGCTGTGCCTAACTGACAAAACAGTCAACTTTGTCAAAATTAACTCTGATGTAGCTTCTGTGGTGTTGCAACTGATGAATGTCCGCAGATGTGGCCATTCAGAGAACTTTTTCTTCATTGAGGTGGGTCGCTCAGCGATTACTGGTCCAGGAGAGTTCTGGATGCAGGTGGACGACTCAGTAGTGGCTCAGAACATGCACGAGACCCTGCTGGAGGCCATGAAAGCCCTGAGTGAGGAGTTCCGTCAGCGCAGTAAATCTCAGTCTGTGGGAACGTCATGTGGAGGCGGTACTGCCTCAAACCCCATTAGTGTCCCAAGCCGTCGCCATCATCCAAATCTGCTGCCAAGCCAGGTGGGATTCACCAGGCGAGCTCGCACAGAAACACCTGGAACTGGAGGAAGCAGCACGAGCACTTCACCGACGTCACGCCATGGCTTTCCAAGGGCACGGACGGCCAGCATTGGGGCCAGGTCTGAGGAGGGCGGAGCAAGTGCCAGAGGGACATGGGCCAGCTCCAGTCCAAGTCTTAATGGATCCTGCTCAACTACGCCAACGCTGAGACCCAAACCCACCAGGGCTCCAACTCCTGCTAAGATTACACTCAGCCTTGCACGTTACACACCTAACCCTGCTCCCTCTCCTGCACCGAGTCTGTCCTCCAGTTCTGGTCATGGCTCAGAGTGTGGCCTCGTGGGGGCAGCGGTTGGAGGAATGATGGTCTGCTCTTACCCTCGTGTTTCTCAGAGAGTTTCTGTTTCAGGTTCACCAAGTGACTATGGGTCTTCAGATGAGTACGGTTCAAGTCCCGGGGAACACTCCCTGCTTGTGCCAAGTCTGTCTGGACACCATGCACATGGAGAAGGCTCCTCCAGCTATATAGTCATGGGACAGCGAGAGGGTCTCCTTGGTTCCCATCATCGCTCCAAAGGCAGACGGATTCTGCGGCGGGCGTCGAGTCGGGAATCTGAAGCAGAACGCAGACTGTTAAGTAAGAGGGCTTCCCTGCCTTTGGCAGCCCATGAGCAACTGACCCCACATagaaaagatgaagatgatgaggacGATGAAGAATATGCCATCATGTCACAGAATACTAACAGGGAGATTGGTAAGAATAGGACGGTTGAAAAAAGCAGGGCAGAAGTGGCTGCAGGAGCAGCTGTGGACAGTGGTTACATGTCAATGCTGCCTGGAGTGACATCTCCTCCTGTTTCACTTCCTCTGTCAATAGGTATGTCCGATACCGCAGCCAAACCTGGGGCAGATGATGAGTACATGGCCATGACCCCTAACAACAGTGTTTCCCCTCCTCAGCACATCCGTCAGCCCAGTACAGAGGGCTATATGGTCATGTCtcccaacagcagcagctccacagacCTGCATCGTCTGGGCATGTGGGACAGCAGGGCCAGTATAGAGAGTCGGGCTGCTAGTGACTACATGAACATCTCACCTGTCAGCAGTCGCTCTGCCTGCAGCACACCGCCCTCCCACCCCGAGCAGCACCAGCTGCAACCAAAAATGTTCAATTCTTACTTCTCCCTGCCACGAGCTTATCAGCACACTCTCTACACCCGCTTTGAGGAGGACTTCAACaaaggggagggaaaaaaggacaGCAGTGGGGATGATGGTGCTGGAAGGGGAGGGGGAGTGGTATACAGCAAGAGGAACAAAACTGCAGCGGGCTCTGCAGGAGGCTGCCAACTCTCcatgtcttcctcttctttctcctccagctcAGCAAGTAGTGAAAGCCTAGAAGACAAGTCCATATCAGCAGGGAGAGGGTTAAGTTTATTAAGAACTGGCGCAGATTATAAGAGTGCAGGAATGTCCACAAAAGATGGACGCCACCATCAGAAACGTGGATCGAGCAGTAAGAGCCCAAAGCAGCAAAGAAAGGGTCGCCCCCTCAGCATGTCTGCAGACATCACGAAAGCTAACACCTTGCCCAGGGTGAAGGAGAATCTGCCGTCATCCGTGTCTCAAAATGTTGGTGAGTATGTCAGTATTGTGTTCGAAGATGATAAGTACAATGGAGGACGACGTGCTGGGTCTCAACATGGACAACCAGTGATCCATGGAACTCTACGACCCTTGAATCAGTCACTTCTCTGCCACAGCGATCCCAATAACCTTCCTCGCAGCTTCTCTGTACCACTGTCCACCTCTGCAGAATACGTCAGCATGGATTTAGGGAAGTCTGCAACACCCCCGACTCCTGTTAGGTCCAAATTCAGCACCCCACAGGGCCCACCAGCTGTTATTCCCAAGGCCCAACACGAACACAGCACATCTTCTCCACTAGCAGCAGAGGGTAACACTGGGTACAGAACAAAAGTAAAGATGGCAGCAATACCAACAGACGCCTCGGCTGAATTTACAGACAACAAAGGTTCAGATCCCAGCATCTCAGCAAGACCTGCCGTCCACTCGGCTCAACCCTCAtctgcagagcagcagacagGTTTGGGATTTTCTCCAGTCAAGTCCTTCCAGTCTCCTGAGCGGAAAAGCAGACTGGTCCGTGGTGACCAGCAGGGACGGCGCAGCCACCGCTCAGAGACTTTTAACTCACCTCCCTCCTTGCCACGCCACCCTCCCTCCTCTACCTCCCTCTTCACAGAGGGCAGCCAGGCAGAAAGCCATCGGCACGGCTTGGACTGCTCACTGTGGGAGAACGAGCAGTCTGCTGGTTTGTCTGCTACACCCCCACCACAAGCCTCCACCTCATCTAGTGAACAAGGCCTTAACTACATTGACCTTGACTTAGCCATTAAGGAGAGTCCTCAAGCTGGAGTGGAACGCACCTCTGCTACCTACAACATCGGAGGAAGCGCTATGGGTAGCAGTGCTGCCTCCGGCCTCAACACGTATGCCAGTATTGATTTCTACAAGTCAGAAGAACTGAGAGCACACCAGAGCAGTAGGAAGGATGGACAAG ATTGTTGA